A single genomic interval of Eurosta solidaginis isolate ZX-2024a chromosome 3, ASM4086904v1, whole genome shotgun sequence harbors:
- the Letm1 gene encoding mitochondrial proton/calcium exchanger protein isoform X1, translating into MFTKRLQRNDSKSSRSAVNSPVTNFLQSNMNMFIRHQPKILRSAQTSARITKDGSSRKYYTPQYLPRYALRQHTDGAGNSNYWMGGNCAGAQIGVQPILLSRWSNISETHYHTQNWQATRKFHLTRRLGENASSKVEVTVKTMKEKQKEKVEEIIKEAASTPTVTTTKREAAEPSKADAAEPQKAVVAKKSLGTRIWEELVHYYHGFRLLVIDINISRKLLWRVLNGKTLTRRENKLLLRTTSDLFRLIPFSVFLIVPFMELLLPFFIRFFPGMLPSTFQTSKDRENKLKQSLQVRLEMAKFLQQTLDEMAVQHKDHRSEEAKQFAEFFEKIKDPQMHVPVEEIIKFAKRFEDEITLDSLSREQLAALCRVLELNTMGTSNLLRFQLRLKLRSLAADDRVIAREGVEALDLFELQQACKARGMRAYGLTSEKLRAQLQEWIDLSLNEKVPPSLLLLSRALLISDDTATTHKLVETMRVLPEAVATKTKEKIGESEGKIDNKTKIEVLKEEERKIREEREEEREAEKAKLEEEHAKAAEELLHNTPFIQSSANVISNAERLQAEASNNITSKDVELLSDALKSLSTDKKMMVEKETLKDLKEELEDYKEDLEELREVRSVVKEPVHESRAAKMLFKKVNSMIGQLDKVLVDMEKKRETHQQKSAAKTDAVATEKAAAAESLPTQDMVPDIVQDIVHITELMNIIKKLQKTSDETRLKQIEKVLSKIDADKDGMITVDEVLKVVEAISRENVNLSDKQIEELVTLLDKENVIETEERLEKAIAKSIKMAEKQIKDQQKQADDLKAAEELKDIAPELKDNAKDLSLDAQKNIIKTESSNEKNPLLEAAEKQTEKILPKADISAQIPQQPIPSPPPPTTATQLKAAATANKDMKTKP; encoded by the exons ACTACACACCACAATATTTGCCACGCTATGCCTTGCGACAACACACCGACGGCGCTGGGAACTCAAATTATTGGATGGGTGGAAACTGTGCCGGCGCACAAATTGGCGTTCAGCCCATTTTACTCTCACGTTGGAGTAATATCAGTGAAACACATTATCACACACAAAACTGGCAAGCAACACGAAAATTCCATCTAACACGTCGTCTTGGCGAGAATGCATCTTCCAAAGTTGAGGTCACCGTTAAAACGATGAAAgagaaacaaaaagaaaaggtAGAAGAAATTATAAAAGAAGCTGCAAGcacaccaacagtgacaacaaccAAACGTGAGGCTGCGGAACCAAGTAAGGCGGACGCTGCAGAGCCACAAAAAGCAGTGGTGGCGAAAAAGTCGTTGGGTACACGCATTTGGGAGGAATTGGTACATTACTATCATGGCTTTCGTCTGCTTGTCATCGACATAAATATTTCACGTAAGCTGTTATGGCGTGTACTGAATGGCAAGACGTTGACACGTCGTGAGAATAAACTACTATTACGCACCACCTCCGATCTCTTTCGACTCATACCGTTTTCAGTGTTCCTAATTGTACCATTCATGGAGCTATTGTTACCCTTTTTTATACGTTTCTTTCCGGGCATGTTGCCGTCCACGTTCCAAACATCTAAAGATCGTGAAAACAAATTGAAACAATCACTGCAAGTGCGACTCGAAATGGCAAAGTTCTTGCAGCAGACACTCGACGAAATGGCTGTGCAGCATAAGGATCACAGGAGTGAAGAAGCTAAACAATTTGCCGAGTTTTTTGAGAAGATAAAAGATCCTCAAATGCATGTGCCCGTGGAGGAGATAATTAAGTTTGCTAAACGCTTTGAAGATGAAATTACTTTGGATTCATTATCACGTGAACAACTGGCTGCATTGTGTCGCGTGCTCGAACTAAACACAATGGGTACCAGCAATTTGCTACGTTTCCAATTGCGTCTCAAGTTGCGATCGCTTGCCGCTGATGATCGTGTTATAGCGCGTGAGGGTGTTGAGGCGCTAGATCTCTTTGAGTTGCAGCAGGCGTGTAAGGCACGCGGCATGCGCGCCTATGGCCTGACATCGGAGAAATTGCGTGCACAATTGCAGGAATGGATTGATTTATCGCTTAATGAAAAGGTACCACCCTCATTACTGCTATTGTCGCGAGCCTTACTCATCTCCGACGACACGGCGACAACGCACAAACTGGTTGAGACTATGCGTGTGCTGCCCGAAGCTGTGGCGACCAAAACTAAAGAGAAAATTGGTGAAAGTGAAGGTAAAATTGATAATAAGACAAAGATTGAGGTGCTTAAAGAGGAAGAGCGCAAAATCAGAGAGGAGCGCGAAGAAGAACGCGAAGCTGAAAAGGCTAAATTGGAAGAGGAGCACGCAAAAGCGGCAGAGGAACTACTTCACAATACACCGTTCATACAATCGAGCGCTAATGTGATTTCAAATGCCGAACGGCTACAAGCTGAAGCAAGCAATAATATAACCTCAAAAGATGTTGAATTGCTATCCGATGCATTGAAATCCTTATCGACAGATAAGAAAATGATGGTTGAAAAAGAAACGCTGAAAGATCTCAAAGAAGAGCTTGAGGACTACAAAGAGGATCTTGAGGAATTACGTGAGGTGCGCAGTGTTGTGAAAGAACCTGTACATGAAAGTCGCGCAGCGAAGATGCTCTTCAAGAAGGTCAATAGTATGATTGGCCAACTAGACAAGGTGCTAGTGGACATGGAGAAGAAACGTGAAACACATCAACAAAAGAGCGCAGCGAAGACAGACGCAGTTGCAACGGAGAAAGCAGCGGCAGCGGAATCGCTGCCAACTCAGGACATGGTGCCGGATATTGTGCAGGATATTGTGCACATTACTGAGCTCATGAATATTATTAAGAAG TTACAAAAGACCTCAGACGAGACTCGTTTGAAACAAATCGAAAAAGTACTAAGCAAAATTGATGCGGACAAAGATGGCATGATCACGGTCGACGAAGTGCTGAAG GTCGTTGAAGCAATTAGCCGTGAAAATGTCAATCTGTCCGATAAACAAATCGAAGAATTGGTTACGCTACTCGATAAAGAGAACGTTATTGAGACGGAAGAGCGTTTGGAGAAAGCCATTGCGAAGAGCATTAAAATGGCCGAGAAACAAATTAAAGATCAACAGAAACAGGCGGATGATTTGAAAGCGGCGGAGGAGTTGAAGGATATTGCACCGGAGCTTAAGGATAACGCAAAGGATCTTAGTTTAGATGCACAGAAAAACATTATTAAAACTGag TCCAGCAATGAGAAGAATCCACTTTTGGAGGCTGCTGAAAAGCAAACAGAGAAGATCCTACCAAAGGCTGATATATCTGCCCAAATACCACAACAACCAATCCCATcgccaccaccaccaacaacagCGACCCAG TTAAAAGCGGCCGCCACTGCAAATAAAGATATGAAAACAAAACCGTAG
- the Letm1 gene encoding mitochondrial proton/calcium exchanger protein isoform X2: protein MNMFIRHQPKILRSAQTSARITKDGSSRKYYTPQYLPRYALRQHTDGAGNSNYWMGGNCAGAQIGVQPILLSRWSNISETHYHTQNWQATRKFHLTRRLGENASSKVEVTVKTMKEKQKEKVEEIIKEAASTPTVTTTKREAAEPSKADAAEPQKAVVAKKSLGTRIWEELVHYYHGFRLLVIDINISRKLLWRVLNGKTLTRRENKLLLRTTSDLFRLIPFSVFLIVPFMELLLPFFIRFFPGMLPSTFQTSKDRENKLKQSLQVRLEMAKFLQQTLDEMAVQHKDHRSEEAKQFAEFFEKIKDPQMHVPVEEIIKFAKRFEDEITLDSLSREQLAALCRVLELNTMGTSNLLRFQLRLKLRSLAADDRVIAREGVEALDLFELQQACKARGMRAYGLTSEKLRAQLQEWIDLSLNEKVPPSLLLLSRALLISDDTATTHKLVETMRVLPEAVATKTKEKIGESEGKIDNKTKIEVLKEEERKIREEREEEREAEKAKLEEEHAKAAEELLHNTPFIQSSANVISNAERLQAEASNNITSKDVELLSDALKSLSTDKKMMVEKETLKDLKEELEDYKEDLEELREVRSVVKEPVHESRAAKMLFKKVNSMIGQLDKVLVDMEKKRETHQQKSAAKTDAVATEKAAAAESLPTQDMVPDIVQDIVHITELMNIIKKLQKTSDETRLKQIEKVLSKIDADKDGMITVDEVLKVVEAISRENVNLSDKQIEELVTLLDKENVIETEERLEKAIAKSIKMAEKQIKDQQKQADDLKAAEELKDIAPELKDNAKDLSLDAQKNIIKTESSNEKNPLLEAAEKQTEKILPKADISAQIPQQPIPSPPPPTTATQLKAAATANKDMKTKP, encoded by the exons ACTACACACCACAATATTTGCCACGCTATGCCTTGCGACAACACACCGACGGCGCTGGGAACTCAAATTATTGGATGGGTGGAAACTGTGCCGGCGCACAAATTGGCGTTCAGCCCATTTTACTCTCACGTTGGAGTAATATCAGTGAAACACATTATCACACACAAAACTGGCAAGCAACACGAAAATTCCATCTAACACGTCGTCTTGGCGAGAATGCATCTTCCAAAGTTGAGGTCACCGTTAAAACGATGAAAgagaaacaaaaagaaaaggtAGAAGAAATTATAAAAGAAGCTGCAAGcacaccaacagtgacaacaaccAAACGTGAGGCTGCGGAACCAAGTAAGGCGGACGCTGCAGAGCCACAAAAAGCAGTGGTGGCGAAAAAGTCGTTGGGTACACGCATTTGGGAGGAATTGGTACATTACTATCATGGCTTTCGTCTGCTTGTCATCGACATAAATATTTCACGTAAGCTGTTATGGCGTGTACTGAATGGCAAGACGTTGACACGTCGTGAGAATAAACTACTATTACGCACCACCTCCGATCTCTTTCGACTCATACCGTTTTCAGTGTTCCTAATTGTACCATTCATGGAGCTATTGTTACCCTTTTTTATACGTTTCTTTCCGGGCATGTTGCCGTCCACGTTCCAAACATCTAAAGATCGTGAAAACAAATTGAAACAATCACTGCAAGTGCGACTCGAAATGGCAAAGTTCTTGCAGCAGACACTCGACGAAATGGCTGTGCAGCATAAGGATCACAGGAGTGAAGAAGCTAAACAATTTGCCGAGTTTTTTGAGAAGATAAAAGATCCTCAAATGCATGTGCCCGTGGAGGAGATAATTAAGTTTGCTAAACGCTTTGAAGATGAAATTACTTTGGATTCATTATCACGTGAACAACTGGCTGCATTGTGTCGCGTGCTCGAACTAAACACAATGGGTACCAGCAATTTGCTACGTTTCCAATTGCGTCTCAAGTTGCGATCGCTTGCCGCTGATGATCGTGTTATAGCGCGTGAGGGTGTTGAGGCGCTAGATCTCTTTGAGTTGCAGCAGGCGTGTAAGGCACGCGGCATGCGCGCCTATGGCCTGACATCGGAGAAATTGCGTGCACAATTGCAGGAATGGATTGATTTATCGCTTAATGAAAAGGTACCACCCTCATTACTGCTATTGTCGCGAGCCTTACTCATCTCCGACGACACGGCGACAACGCACAAACTGGTTGAGACTATGCGTGTGCTGCCCGAAGCTGTGGCGACCAAAACTAAAGAGAAAATTGGTGAAAGTGAAGGTAAAATTGATAATAAGACAAAGATTGAGGTGCTTAAAGAGGAAGAGCGCAAAATCAGAGAGGAGCGCGAAGAAGAACGCGAAGCTGAAAAGGCTAAATTGGAAGAGGAGCACGCAAAAGCGGCAGAGGAACTACTTCACAATACACCGTTCATACAATCGAGCGCTAATGTGATTTCAAATGCCGAACGGCTACAAGCTGAAGCAAGCAATAATATAACCTCAAAAGATGTTGAATTGCTATCCGATGCATTGAAATCCTTATCGACAGATAAGAAAATGATGGTTGAAAAAGAAACGCTGAAAGATCTCAAAGAAGAGCTTGAGGACTACAAAGAGGATCTTGAGGAATTACGTGAGGTGCGCAGTGTTGTGAAAGAACCTGTACATGAAAGTCGCGCAGCGAAGATGCTCTTCAAGAAGGTCAATAGTATGATTGGCCAACTAGACAAGGTGCTAGTGGACATGGAGAAGAAACGTGAAACACATCAACAAAAGAGCGCAGCGAAGACAGACGCAGTTGCAACGGAGAAAGCAGCGGCAGCGGAATCGCTGCCAACTCAGGACATGGTGCCGGATATTGTGCAGGATATTGTGCACATTACTGAGCTCATGAATATTATTAAGAAG TTACAAAAGACCTCAGACGAGACTCGTTTGAAACAAATCGAAAAAGTACTAAGCAAAATTGATGCGGACAAAGATGGCATGATCACGGTCGACGAAGTGCTGAAG GTCGTTGAAGCAATTAGCCGTGAAAATGTCAATCTGTCCGATAAACAAATCGAAGAATTGGTTACGCTACTCGATAAAGAGAACGTTATTGAGACGGAAGAGCGTTTGGAGAAAGCCATTGCGAAGAGCATTAAAATGGCCGAGAAACAAATTAAAGATCAACAGAAACAGGCGGATGATTTGAAAGCGGCGGAGGAGTTGAAGGATATTGCACCGGAGCTTAAGGATAACGCAAAGGATCTTAGTTTAGATGCACAGAAAAACATTATTAAAACTGag TCCAGCAATGAGAAGAATCCACTTTTGGAGGCTGCTGAAAAGCAAACAGAGAAGATCCTACCAAAGGCTGATATATCTGCCCAAATACCACAACAACCAATCCCATcgccaccaccaccaacaacagCGACCCAG TTAAAAGCGGCCGCCACTGCAAATAAAGATATGAAAACAAAACCGTAG
- the RhoGAP54D gene encoding streptococcal hemagglutinin, with amino-acid sequence MDLDLINLNRLSDTEIAAHMRKLNYEKFKSLVRMHLSFELDLNTDEFDLPCHEIEYEDKGRLKKWSRLSKKQKHATSTGCASSSSKGSISADNSPVETLHQQINAGFLMHLEEIKAFLMQEKNLIQEGVFRKTGSASRQNELRQHIQNDKPLDLEGGGYSAHDCATVFKGYLADLSEPLLTDAHYPAHQQIAPLCLGSGSCSSSSTGTLTRPPNPERIKREQHLLSSVQLLMLLLPDDNRQLLQHIIEILHAVAAYESQNKMTPENLATIFAPHLICPRNLPPEALHYISKRMSSIIAYMVCKGQEIFQMPAKLSTDIRAYFMERKRKKTMSPEQTLDESISDMSTVNTVYTFVDREKTAAAHTANNTDTELAQLYAHIQSLPESSKKRRLIKQFNKQNGQGTPLQFVVMNRLKGTDASRSAKSIGDSIKKHIFHKSIMSRTPKRSAAATATPTVGVETPNFSNTLKNPKLRVLFRSPASTQVSSKSNSAANTPTSSSKSLAATKPSSQSLHVTNRTYTNTPPTPCISSKKSLSTTPYVKKPLHQHPLHKSISSNSLLSQSSLMTIQRKMTLHQNINDDASETSSLSSTSSDGLLPTQAPKYACSVSAPVSRQNSEESTSAAGKFSHTSWSVNCCTPPLKFISNAAKQLVTAADSSAINHRKTVAWNDGHLLDIEEISNPCTPIQQTSSEYKARYKSEPNLSCVNVQVALEIANGTAQESASKYASGSRSLTRKLMKGVSMNNLKFAFATPESTKRMVRSVSSTLRRRSAGDDELPKICAKEETDQAYEILQHELNTNAAHSLEDLDDETFEDNPYDHLDSDSVADDEVEGEQAVHVDVADYAHTAHTAVDRQSLSSNSNSSDTSIARYHQQLILQQSSVYNRNMELITSTPSLLLGRRSMSPITKSTQRMPKAMQESIMTPRSRKPVMVLTTTTHNSSEQNQTICQTDFCSFREQDEDDECGGHNSRGSSKFSPQTKVDVISTAPHLQCEDATSLDSYSELLRIRQTALTQLEHNNICSVEKVDALSSNFKEYLRSRSVLTASPVDSSFSSQPDDFVSPKNFEDLNDSQLSPSLLYCLDGHEPDEHAIDDDAKLQFFFKDKTIESTTTTPVITTNNSVGEANISTNVNSKCCTPHNSYYRNRLFAMNNARKRAANSDFEKTTQTSSTAAITTCANTTNDNHRSRATANKENIENVEGYLRSRKLLISEYPGETSF; translated from the exons ATGGATTTggatttgattaatttgaatagGCTATCCGATACAGAAATAGCGGCGCATATGCGAAAATTGAATTATGAGAAATTCAAATCGTTGGTGCGCATGCATCTTTCCTTCGAGCTAGATTTAAACACGGATGA ATTTGATTTACCATGTCATGAAATCGAATATGAAGATAAAGGCAGGCTAAAAAAATGGAGTCGTTTGTCTAAAAAGCAAAAACATGCCACTTCAACGGGCTGTGCGAGCTCATCATCGAAGGGGTCAATAAGCGCAGACAATAGCCCTGTAGAAACACTGCATCAACAAATTAATGCCGGATTTTTGATGCACCTAGAGGAAATAAAAGCATTTTTAATGCAAGAAAAAA ATCTCATACAGGAGGGCGTATTTCGTAAGACGGGATCGGCTTCTAGGCAAAACGAGCTACGGCAACATATACAAAATGACAAACCACTCGATTTGGAAGGTGGTGGCTATTCGGCACACGATTGTGCAACTGTATTTAAAGGTTATCTAGCCGATTTATCGGAGCCACTTCTTACCGATGCACACTATCCAGCGCATCAGCAAATAGCACCACTTTGCCTAGGCTCCGGCTCTTGCAGTAGCAGCAGTACAGGGACGTTAACACGTCCTCCAAATCCGGAACGTATAAAACGTGAACAACACTTGCTTAGTTCAGTCCaattgttaatgttgttgttgcctGACGATAATCGACAATTACTACAACATATCATTGAAATTTTACATGCTGTAGCTGCGTATGAAAGTCAAAATAAAATGACACCCGAAAATTTAGCTACCATATTCGCACCACATCTTATTTGTCCACGTAATTTACCGCCAGAAGCATTGCATTACATTTCCAAAAGGATGTCAAGCATAATCGCTTACATGGTATGCAAAGGACAAGAAATTTTCCAAATGCCAGCTAAGTTATCAACAGATATACGTGCGTATTTCATGGAACGCAAACGTAAGAAAACTATGTCTCCTGAACAAACGCTCGACGAGTCCATATCGGATATGTCTACTGTGAATACGGTATATACATTTGTGGATCGTGAGAAAACGGCGGCAGCGCATACAGCAAATAATACAGATACAGAACTAGCACAACTCTATGCACATATACAAAGCTTGCCAGAATCGTCGAAAAAGCGCCGACTAATCAAacaatttaataaacaaaatggACAGG GAACACCCCTCCAATTCGTGGTTATGAATCGATTGAAGGGCACAGATGCGTCGCGCAGCGCCAAATCTATAGGAGACTCTATCAAGAAACACATTTTCCATAAAAGCATTATGTCAAGAACACCAAAACGTTCAGCTGCGGCCACGGCAACACCAACAGTTGGCGTTGAA ACACCAAACTTTTCAAACACACTTAAAAATCCAAAATTGCGTGTCCTATTTCGTAGTCCCGCATCTACTCAAGTCAGCAGCAAAAGCAATTCAGCTGCCAATACACCAACCAGCTCTTCAAAATCATTAGCAGCTACGAAACCTTCTTCTCAATCTCTGCATGTCACTAATCGCACGTACACTAACACACCCCCAACTCCATGCATTTCATCAAAAAAGTCTTTGTCCACAACGCCATACGTTAAAAAACCACTGCATCAGCATCCATTGCATAAATCGATCTCATCAAATTCGCTGCTTTCGCAATCATCTCTAATGACAATACAGCGCAAAATGACACTTCACCAAAACATCAACGATGATGCTTCTGAAACGTCTTCTCTCTCCTCCACCAGCAGCGATGGCTTGCTACCAACACAAGCGCCGAAATACGCCTGCTCGGTTTCCGCACCCGTGAGTCGTCAGAATTCGGAGGAGTCTACTAGCGCTGCAGGCAAATTCTCCCATACAAGTTGGAGCGTTAATTGTTGTACACCGCCgcttaaatttatttcaaatgctGCCAAGCAGCTAGTCACAGCTGCCGATAGCAGTGCAATAAATCATCGTAAAACTGTCGCTTGGAATGATGGCCATCTATTGGATATTGAAGAGATCTCCAATCCTTGTACACCCATACAACAAACATCTTCAGAATATAAGGCTCGTTATAAATCGGAACCAAATTTGAGTTGCGTTAACGTGCAAGTGGCTTTAGAAATCGCCAATGGGACAGCACAAGAGAGCGCTTCAAAGTATGCAAGTGGCAGTCGTTCTTTGACACGCAAACTTATGAAAGGAGTGAGTATGAACAATTTGAAATTTGCTTTCGCTACACCAGAATCCACAAAACGCATGGTGCGTAGTGTATCCTCTACATTACGTAGACGTTCTGCAGGCGATGATGAGTTACCAAAAATTTGCGCAAAAGAAGAGACTGATCAAGCATACGAAATCCTACAACATGAACTCAATACAAATGCAGCACATAGTCTGGAAGATTTGGATGATGAAACATTTGAAGATAATCCATACGATCATTTGGATAGCGATAGCGTTGCAGACGATGAGGTGGAGGGGGAGCAGGCGGTGCATGTAGATGTAGCGGATTATGCACATACCGCACATACAGCCGTGGATAGGCAAAGTCTCAGTAGCAATAGTAACTCGAGTGACACTAGCATTGCGCGTTATCACCAGCAGTTGATACTACAACAAAGCAGTGTTTATAACAGAAATATGGAATTGATAACGAGTACGCCATCGTTGCTGCTGGGGCGACGTTCAATGTCACCTATCACCAAGTCAACGCAGCGCATGCCCAAAGCGATGCAG GAATCTATAATGACACCACGCTCACGTAAACCCGTAATGGTGCTCACCACAACAACACACAATTCAAGCgaacaaaatcaaacaatatGCCAAACAGATTTCTGCAGCTTTCGTGAACAAGACGAGGACGACGAATGTGGCGGGCATAATAGTCGCGGCAGTTCTAAATTTTCACCGCAAACAAAAGTTGACGTAATTAGCACAGCGCCACATTTGCAATGCGAAGATGCAACTTCTTTAGATAGTTATTCGGAGTTGTTGCGCATACGCCAAACAGCTCTGACTCAGTTAGAACATAACAATATATGCAGCGTGGAGAAAGTCGATGCGCTAAGCAGCAATTTTAA AGAATATTTGCGCAGTCGCAGTGTGCTTACTGCTAGTCCGGTTGATTCTTCATTTTCTAGTCAACCTGATGATTTTGTTTCACCCAAAAATTTCGAAGATTTAAATGATTCACAATTAAGCCCAAGCTTATTATACTGCCTAGATGGACATGAGCCTGATGAACATGCAATAGATGATGATGCAaaactacaatttttttttaaagataagACTATagaatcaacaacaacaacgcctgtCATTACAACTAATAATAGCGTGGGAGAGGCAAATATTTCCACGAATGTGAATAGCAAATGTTGTACGCCACATAATTCATATTATCGCAATCGCCTCTTCGCCATGAACAATGCACGTAAACGTGCTGCTAATAGCGATTTTGAAAAGACAACACAAACTTCATCAACAGCAGCTATAACAACATGCGCGAATACAACAAATGATAACCATAGAAGTAGAGCAACAGCAAATAAGGAGAATATTGAGAATGTTGAGGGTTACTTGAGATCACGAAAATTGCTCATTAGTGAGTATCCCGGCGAAACATCGTTTTAA